In Microtus pennsylvanicus isolate mMicPen1 chromosome 12, mMicPen1.hap1, whole genome shotgun sequence, the following proteins share a genomic window:
- the LOC142832393 gene encoding whey acidic protein-like — MRCFISLALGLLALEVVLAQNPREQVFDSVQVMCPEASASENPECINCRTKAECAQNALCCRSSCNAICKTPVNIDAPKAGHCPWNLVNLIPTGPCLLEDSCSRDSDCTGNKKCCKYGCAMQCQSPQAGMSVDEQGLGKQTVLPLKAGAGEFMSQTGPFTLDLRAH; from the exons ATGCGCTGCTTCATCAGCCTCGCTCTCGGCCTGCTGGCCCTGGAAGTGGTCCTCGCTCAGAATCCCCGGGAACAAGTCTTTGACTCAG TCCAGGTCATGTGCCCTGAAGCCAGTGCCAGTGAGAACCCAGAGTGTATCAACTGTCGCACCAAAGCAGAGTGTGCCCAGAATGCCTTGTGTTGTCGCAGTTCCTGCAATGCCATCTGCAAGACTCCTGTCAACA TTGATGCTCCAAAGGCTGGCCACTGCCCCTGGAATCTAGTCAACCTGATCCCCACTGGCCCATGTCTGCTGGAAGATTCATGTTCCAGGGACAGTGATTGTACTGGCAACAAGAAATGCTGCAAATACGGCTGTGCCATGCAGTGTCAGAGCCCACAAGCAG GAATGAGTGTCGATGAGCAGGGCCTGGGAAAACAGACGGTTCTGCCACTCAAAGCTGGTGCTGGTGAGTTTATGAGCCAGACTGGACCTTTCACACTTGACCTGAGGGCGCATTGA